The Chitinophagales bacterium genome has a segment encoding these proteins:
- a CDS encoding Na+:solute symporter — protein MHLALIDWIIIASSFLLYLFVGLKYAKQAGKNTEEFFLGGRSMGWLLAGVSMVATTFAADTPLAVAEIVGNNGISGNWIWWSFLAGGMLTTFFFANLWRRSGVLTEVELIELRYHGKPAQLLRGFKAIYLGVFINCIIIAWVNVAMSSILQVFFDLSPEKALFYTALAMAFVAVYTSVSGLMGVAVTDAVQFVIAMTGCIILAVLVVTSEKIGGIHGLKEQVNAVAPGALNFFPSISSGSGGAKIFAISALSFFAYLGVQWWASWYPGAEPGGGGYVAQRMMSTKSEKDAVYATLFFQIAHYCIRPWPWILVGLAAMVLYPNLTGGDVKLGYVYAMKDFLPTGLKGLLLVAFFAAYMSTIATQLNWGTSYVVNDFYKRFIEPKATEKQLVATARITTIILMIIGLAVSTKVNSISGAWSFLMECGAGLGLVLILRWYWWRINAWSEIAATIAPFVIYTIISILRLKYPNATYLQFPDSFLITVAGTTIIWIIVTFLTKPTATTTLQNFYDKVQPDGAWSPFRNKQNYNSSNLINLFICWISGICFTYSTLFFIGKLILAEWKSAVIFGATLLVSLFIFTAVVKKTTIFK, from the coding sequence ATGCATTTAGCACTCATCGATTGGATTATCATTGCCAGTTCTTTTTTATTATATCTTTTCGTAGGATTAAAATATGCCAAACAAGCTGGAAAAAATACCGAAGAGTTTTTCTTAGGTGGTAGAAGCATGGGCTGGTTACTTGCTGGCGTGTCTATGGTAGCTACTACTTTCGCTGCAGATACACCTTTGGCAGTTGCTGAAATTGTAGGTAATAATGGTATTTCTGGCAACTGGATTTGGTGGAGTTTTCTTGCAGGTGGTATGCTAACAACTTTCTTTTTTGCTAATCTTTGGCGTAGAAGTGGCGTATTGACCGAAGTCGAACTAATCGAACTCAGATACCATGGAAAACCTGCTCAGTTATTACGAGGTTTCAAAGCCATTTATTTAGGTGTATTTATCAACTGTATTATTATTGCTTGGGTAAATGTTGCCATGTCTTCTATACTACAAGTATTTTTCGATTTATCACCAGAAAAAGCACTTTTTTATACTGCACTTGCTATGGCATTTGTAGCAGTTTATACTTCTGTTTCTGGTTTAATGGGCGTTGCCGTTACCGATGCTGTTCAGTTTGTTATTGCAATGACTGGCTGTATTATTTTAGCAGTTTTAGTCGTTACTTCTGAAAAAATTGGAGGCATTCACGGTTTAAAAGAGCAAGTCAATGCAGTTGCTCCTGGTGCTTTAAATTTCTTTCCATCAATTAGTTCTGGTAGTGGAGGTGCTAAAATTTTTGCTATTTCTGCTTTGTCATTTTTTGCTTATTTAGGTGTACAATGGTGGGCAAGTTGGTATCCTGGTGCAGAACCTGGTGGTGGTGGATATGTGGCTCAAAGAATGATGAGTACTAAATCTGAAAAAGATGCAGTTTATGCTACACTATTCTTTCAAATTGCTCATTACTGTATTCGTCCTTGGCCTTGGATTTTAGTCGGATTAGCTGCAATGGTTTTATATCCAAATTTAACAGGAGGTGATGTAAAATTAGGATATGTTTATGCAATGAAAGACTTTTTACCTACTGGTTTAAAAGGATTATTACTGGTAGCTTTTTTCGCAGCTTATATGAGTACAATTGCTACTCAATTAAATTGGGGAACAAGTTATGTAGTCAACGATTTTTATAAACGATTTATAGAACCTAAAGCAACAGAAAAACAATTGGTTGCTACAGCAAGAATTACTACCATTATTTTAATGATAATCGGATTGGCGGTTAGTACTAAAGTCAATTCTATTTCTGGAGCGTGGTCGTTTTTAATGGAGTGTGGTGCAGGCTTAGGTTTAGTTTTGATACTACGATGGTATTGGTGGCGAATTAATGCTTGGAGCGAAATTGCGGCTACAATTGCACCTTTTGTTATTTATACAATTATTTCTATCTTACGATTAAAATATCCAAACGCTACTTATTTACAATTTCCAGATAGTTTTTTAATTACAGTTGCTGGTACTACAATAATTTGGATTATAGTTACCTTTCTTACTAAACCAACAGCTACAACTACGCTACAAAATTTTTACGATAAGGTACAACCAGATGGAGCTTGGTCGCCATTTAGAAACAAGCAAAACTATAACAGTAGCAACCTAATCAATCTTTTTATTTGTTGGATTAGTGGCATCTGTTTTACTTATTCTACACTCTTTTTTATAGGAAAACTTATCTTAGCAGAATGGAAAAGTGCTGTAATATTTGGTGCAACTTTATTGGTCAGTTTGTTTATCTTTACAGCAGTAGTTAAAAAAACGACAATCTTTAAATAG
- a CDS encoding SufE family protein — MNTINEIQDSIIDDFAMFEDWNDKYEYLIEFGKSLQTLEEQYKTEENLIKGCQSRVWLVAEENNNHIIFKADSDAIITKGIVGLLVKVLSNHSADEILNTNLYFLDQIGLKEHLSPTRANGLVSMVKQMKNYAIAFKAKQQL, encoded by the coding sequence ATGAACACCATTAACGAAATACAAGACAGCATTATAGATGATTTTGCTATGTTTGAAGATTGGAACGACAAGTACGAATATTTAATTGAATTTGGTAAGTCATTACAAACATTAGAAGAACAATATAAAACCGAAGAGAATCTCATTAAAGGTTGTCAATCTAGAGTATGGTTGGTAGCAGAAGAAAATAACAACCATATTATTTTTAAAGCCGACAGCGATGCTATTATTACCAAAGGTATTGTTGGTTTATTGGTAAAAGTATTGTCTAATCATAGTGCAGATGAAATATTAAATACCAATTTATATTTTTTAGACCAAATTGGATTAAAAGAACACTTGTCTCCTACTAGAGCCAATGGTTTAGTAAGTATGGTAAAACAAATGAAAAATTATGCCATTGCTTTTAAAGCGAAGCAACAGTTGTAA
- a CDS encoding putative toxin-antitoxin system toxin component, PIN family — MLRVVVDTNIILSSIYIKSKAHSIIQKLFEGKYELYISNEILLEYEEKLQQNFNKTIANNFITSLLILPNVIKIEPLFKSDILKDKDDNKFLDIYYTSKSNYLVTNDKDFNIIKNITFPKHNIITINEFINIISKQ, encoded by the coding sequence GTGTTAAGAGTTGTAGTTGATACAAATATTATTTTATCTTCCATATATATAAAATCAAAGGCACATTCTATAATACAAAAATTATTTGAAGGAAAGTATGAACTTTATATTTCTAATGAAATTTTATTAGAATACGAAGAAAAGCTACAGCAAAATTTTAATAAAACAATTGCAAATAATTTTATTACCTCACTACTTATTCTACCAAATGTAATAAAAATAGAACCGCTTTTTAAAAGTGATATTTTAAAAGATAAAGATGATAATAAATTCTTAGACATTTACTATACAAGTAAGAGCAACTATTTAGTCACTAATGATAAAGACTTTAACATAATTAAAAATATTACATTTCCAAAGCATAATATAATTACTATTAACGAATTTATAAATATAATATCAAAACAATGA
- a CDS encoding cysteine desulfurase: MLNIQQIRQQFPILNETIRNKPLVYLDNGASTQKPITVIQAEKEYYEHYYANIHRGVHYLSQIGTDLYEQTRNTIQKYINTKNNYEVIFTSGTTEGINLVANSFGRKFLNEGDEVVISAMEHHSNIVPWQMICEERKAVLKIIPMQQDGSLQIEDIQNTITNKTKMVSITHISNALGTINPIKEIINIAHQHKAKILIDAAQSIQHFKIDVQDLDCDFLVFSGHKIYGPTGTGILYGKEDMLNEMPPFFGGGDMIKEVTFKKTIYNDLPFKFEAGTPNIAGSIALKNAIEFVEQIGLDNIAAYENELLHYATEKLQSINGLTIYGTAKEKSSVISFLLDGIHPYDVGVILDNQGIAIRTGHHCTQPIMDFYNIPGTCRASFAMYNTKEEIDSLYEGILKAKKMLS; this comes from the coding sequence ATGCTCAACATACAACAAATACGACAACAATTTCCGATACTAAACGAAACGATTAGAAATAAACCTTTAGTCTATTTAGACAATGGTGCTTCTACGCAAAAGCCAATTACGGTTATTCAAGCAGAAAAAGAATACTACGAACACTACTACGCCAACATACATCGTGGTGTGCATTATTTAAGTCAGATTGGTACAGACTTATATGAACAAACAAGAAATACTATTCAAAAATATATAAATACAAAGAATAATTACGAAGTTATTTTTACATCAGGAACAACAGAAGGTATCAATTTGGTAGCCAATAGCTTTGGAAGAAAATTTTTAAACGAAGGCGATGAAGTTGTTATTTCTGCAATGGAACATCATTCTAACATTGTGCCTTGGCAAATGATTTGTGAAGAAAGAAAAGCTGTACTCAAAATTATTCCAATGCAACAAGATGGTTCGCTTCAAATAGAAGACATTCAAAATACCATCACTAACAAAACAAAAATGGTGAGTATCACTCATATTTCTAATGCATTAGGCACTATCAATCCAATTAAAGAAATTATAAATATTGCACATCAACACAAGGCAAAAATTTTAATTGATGCAGCACAATCTATACAACATTTTAAAATAGATGTACAAGATTTAGATTGCGATTTTTTAGTTTTTAGTGGACATAAAATTTATGGTCCAACTGGTACTGGAATTTTATATGGCAAAGAAGATATGCTTAACGAAATGCCTCCATTTTTTGGTGGTGGTGATATGATTAAAGAGGTTACTTTTAAAAAAACAATATATAACGATTTGCCTTTTAAGTTTGAAGCAGGTACACCAAATATTGCTGGTTCAATAGCACTTAAAAATGCCATTGAGTTTGTAGAACAAATTGGATTAGACAATATTGCTGCCTACGAAAATGAATTGCTACACTATGCTACCGAAAAATTACAAAGCATTAATGGTTTAACAATTTATGGTACTGCAAAAGAAAAATCGAGTGTTATTTCCTTTTTGCTAGATGGTATTCATCCTTACGATGTTGGCGTTATTTTAGACAATCAAGGGATTGCAATTAGAACAGGACACCATTGTACACAACCTATTATGGATTTTTACAACATTCCAGGAACTTGCAGAGCATCATTTGCTATGTACAACACAAAAGAAGAAATTGATAGTTTATACGAAGGAATTTTGAAAGCAAAAAAAATGTTGAGTTAG